A portion of the Flavobacterium limnophilum genome contains these proteins:
- a CDS encoding acyl-ACP desaturase: protein MSIKNIRLEVMQLLEKNVSAYVDQYLIPVEKIWQPSDFLPNSESDNFLEEVKELREISKDLPYDFWVAMVGDMITEEALPTYENWLMEVEGVDNLERNGWAKWVRQWTGEENRHGDLLNKYLYLSGRVNMKEIEMTTQHLINDGFDIGTGRDPYKNFVYTSFQELATYVSHNRVSQLAKSYGDSKLAKMCKMVAGDEMRHHLAYSEFVNQIFKIDPSEMMLAFQYMMKAKIVMPAHFLRESGQKISSAFEHFSDSAQRIGVYTANDYVDIMQKLIDKWEIDKIGSLTDEAEKARDYLMKLPARMARISERLVIPQESFQFKWVEPARL, encoded by the coding sequence ATGTCAATTAAAAACATACGATTAGAAGTTATGCAGCTTCTAGAAAAAAACGTCAGCGCTTATGTTGACCAATATTTAATTCCAGTGGAAAAAATTTGGCAACCGTCTGATTTTTTGCCCAATTCAGAAAGCGATAATTTTCTGGAAGAAGTTAAGGAATTGAGAGAAATCTCCAAAGATTTGCCTTATGACTTTTGGGTTGCCATGGTAGGCGACATGATTACGGAAGAAGCTTTGCCAACCTATGAAAACTGGTTGATGGAAGTGGAAGGCGTTGATAATCTGGAAAGAAACGGTTGGGCTAAATGGGTTCGCCAATGGACCGGAGAGGAAAATCGTCACGGTGATTTGCTGAACAAATACCTTTATTTGTCGGGTCGCGTGAACATGAAAGAAATCGAAATGACCACGCAACATTTGATAAACGATGGTTTCGACATTGGAACCGGAAGAGATCCGTACAAAAACTTTGTGTACACCAGTTTTCAAGAATTGGCGACTTATGTTTCCCACAACCGGGTTTCACAATTGGCCAAAAGTTATGGCGACAGTAAATTAGCCAAAATGTGCAAGATGGTTGCCGGCGACGAAATGCGTCATCACCTTGCTTACAGTGAATTCGTGAACCAAATTTTCAAAATTGATCCAAGCGAAATGATGTTGGCGTTTCAATACATGATGAAAGCCAAAATCGTGATGCCTGCTCATTTCTTGAGAGAATCAGGGCAAAAAATAAGTTCTGCTTTTGAACATTTTTCGGATTCCGCACAACGAATCGGGGTTTATACTGCCAACGATTACGTGGATATCATGCAAAAACTAATCGATAAATGGGAAATTGACAAAATAGGAAGCTTGACCGACGAAGCCGAGAAAGCACGTGATTATTTGATGAAATTGCCGGCTAGAATGGCCAGAATTTCGGAAAGATTGGTCATTCCACAAGAGTCGTTCCAATTCAAATGGGTAGAACCGGCGAGATTGTAG